A window of the Phaseolus vulgaris cultivar G19833 chromosome 5, P. vulgaris v2.0, whole genome shotgun sequence genome harbors these coding sequences:
- the LOC137834746 gene encoding uncharacterized protein, translating into MLHRICKRVTIYKTNKDKEASSSRMLRWIRIMEVIYKANKDKETSALRMLQRIHKRVINKRVLVEAIYKTNKDKEASPWASASRMLQRIHKRMINKRVLMEAIYKANKDKETSPSAPASASRMLHRTRKRVINKRVLMEAIYKANKDKETYPSAPSSASRMLHRTRKRVINKRVLMEAIYKANKDKETSPSRRLQRIHKRVNNKRVSRIFQKIRKKKVINKRVLMEAIYKAIKDKRTYALTSRMLQRSSRRVISKRILMEAIYKSNTTNKDKKALALTSSVTSALTLALTSALTSLTLALASALASALASALASALASALASALASKMLQWINKRKKVTNKRVKKANYKAKKTNKDKETLLLAK; encoded by the coding sequence ATGTTGCATAGGATTTGTAAAAGGGTGACAATATACAAAACTAACAAAGATAAAGAGGCTTCCTCTTCAAGGATGTTGCGGTGGATTCGTATAATGGAGGTAATCTACAAAGCTAACAAAGATAAAGAGACTTCCGCTTTAAGGATGTTGCAGAGGATTCATAAAAGGGTGATCAATAAAAGGGTTTTAGTAGAGGCAATATACAAAACTAACAAAGATAAAGAGGCTTCTCCTTGGGCTTCCGCTTCAAGGATGTTGCAGAGGATTCATAAAAGGATGATCAATAAAAGGGTTTTAATGGAGGCAATCTACAAAGCTAACAAAGATAAAGAGACTTCCCCTTCGGCTCCCGCTTCCGCTTCAAGGATGTTGCACAGGACTCGTAAAAGGGTGATCAATAAAAGAGTTTTAATGGAGGCAATCTACAAAGCTAACAAAGATAAAGAGACTTACCCTTCGGCTCCCTCTTCCGCTTCAAGGATGTTGCATAGGACTCGTAAAAGGGTGATCAATAAAAGAGTTTTAATGGAGGCAATCTACAAAGCTAACAAAGATAAAGAGACTTCCCCTTCAAGGAGGTTGCAGAGGATTCATAAAAGGGTGAATAATAAAAGGGTTTCAAGGATATTCCAGAAGATTCGTAAAAAAAAGGTGATTAATAAAAGGGTTTTAATGGAGGCAATATACAAAGCTATCAAAGATAAAAGGACTTATGCTTTGACTTCAAGGATGTTGCAAAGGAGTAGTAGAAGGGTGATTAGTAAAAGGATTTTAATGGAGGCAATCTATAAATCTAACACAACTAACAAAGATAAAAAGGCTTTGGCTCTCACTTCGTCTGTCACCTCAGCTCTCACTTTGGCTCTCACCTCAGCTCTcacttctctcactttggctcTAGCATCGGCTCTAGCATCAGCTCTAGCATCAGCTCTAGCATCGGCTCTCGCTTCGGCTCTAGCGTCAGCTCTCGCATCAAAGATGTTACAGTGGattaataaaaggaaaaaggtGACTAATAAAAGGGTTAAGAAAGCTAACTACAAAGCCAAGAAAACTAATAAAGATAAAGAGACTTTGTTATTGGCGAAATAG
- the LOC137836202 gene encoding WD repeat-containing protein 55-like → MEEINLGKIPFDVHFHPSDNLVATALINGDLHLYRFGPDMVLVRQLEVTAHRDSCRAVRFIDCGRVLLTASSDCSILATDVETGSTITRIHNAHKAAVNRLINLTESTVASGDDDGFIKVWDTRTRSRCNYFNVHESYISDMTFISGEMKLLTISGDGTLGVCNLRTNTVQEARTELYELFSIVLIKNGREIVCGSQSRLIMYSWEGFKDISNIRYGVNMKSSVDAMLKLDEDRIITGSENGIINLVRISPNKISPNFVQKIAEHPGYPVECLAFSHNRKFLGSIARDEMLKLWDLDSILPDTRNTQRQRCAPMGFG, encoded by the exons ATGGAGGAGATCAATTTGGGGAAAATTCCATTTGACGTTCATTTTCATCCGTCAGATAATCTTGTGGCCACGGCTCTAATTAACGGTGATCTACACCT ATACCGTTTTGGTCCTGATATGGTTCTTGTGAG gCAATTGGAAGTTACTGCACACAGAGATTCTTGCAGGGCTGTTCGATTCATCGATTGTGGGCGTG TGCTTTTGACGGCTTCTTCAGATTGTTCTATACTGGCTACTGATGTGGAGACCGGATCTACCATTACTCGTATTCATAATGCTCATAA GGCTGCAGTGAATAGATTGATAAACTTGACCGAGTCTACCGTTGCCTCAGGAGATGATGATGGTTTTATAAAG GTTTGGGATACCAGAACACGCTCTCGTTGCAATTATTTTAATGTCCATGAAAGTTACATTTCAGACATGACTTTTATATCGGGTGAAATGAAACTGTTGACAATAAG TGGAGATGGGACTCTGGGTGTTTGCAATCTTCGAACAAATACA GTGCAAGAAGCTCGAACCGAATTGTATGAGTTGTTCTCTATTGTTTTAATAAAG AATGGTAGGGAAATTGTGTGCGGATCACAAAGTAGGCTCATTATGTATTCATGGGAAGGCTTCAAGGATATTAG TAATATTCGTTACGGCGTGAACATGAAAAGCTCTGTTGATGCAATGTTGAAG CTTGATGAAGATAGAATTATTACTGGATCAGAGAATGGGATTATCAA tttggtCAGGATATCACCCAACAAGATATCACCCAACTTCGTCCAGAAAATAGCTGAACACCCAGGATATCCTGTTGAGTGTCTTG CATTCTCTCATAATAGAAAGTTCCTTGGAAGCATCGCACGTGATGAAATGTTAAAG CTATGGGATTTGGATAGCATATTACCAGATACAAGAAACACACAACGACAACGATGTGCACCTATGGGATTTGGATAA